Proteins co-encoded in one Bremerella sp. TYQ1 genomic window:
- a CDS encoding DUF1559 domain-containing protein — protein sequence MSRRPLGFTLVELLVVIAIIGVLVALLLPAVQQAREAARRIQCSNNLKQLGLAMHNYHDTFQQFPYAQYNDVRGNRSHPNRGTWYPTMLPFVEQVALYDRLKPFFGTNAAPDWATLEIRSTIVEGMVCPSDPNGGKQGIQGLQGNYVVSAGSTDFAGGGTNLNGIFYVRSANDFADITDGTSNTLLFGEVLQSPAVLTGSERDLTANYFNGYDMEIAFSSYQGPNTTAPDVAYGGGCGSILHSPCVDDSGQTSVTYARSMHPGGVQFTLADASVRFIAETVNITTYRNLGARNDGNPVSGF from the coding sequence ATGAGTCGTCGACCATTGGGATTTACGCTCGTCGAGTTGCTTGTGGTAATCGCAATTATCGGGGTGTTAGTCGCTTTGCTTTTGCCCGCGGTTCAACAAGCACGCGAGGCCGCTCGTCGAATCCAGTGCAGCAATAATCTAAAGCAGCTCGGACTGGCAATGCATAACTATCACGATACGTTTCAGCAATTTCCCTATGCACAGTACAACGACGTGCGAGGAAACCGAAGTCACCCGAACCGTGGCACGTGGTATCCAACGATGTTGCCCTTCGTCGAACAGGTCGCTTTGTATGACCGCCTCAAGCCGTTCTTTGGTACCAATGCTGCGCCGGACTGGGCCACACTCGAAATCCGTTCCACGATTGTCGAAGGGATGGTATGCCCATCCGATCCGAACGGAGGAAAGCAGGGCATACAAGGTTTACAAGGAAATTATGTCGTTAGCGCTGGCTCAACAGATTTCGCAGGCGGCGGAACAAATTTGAACGGAATCTTCTACGTTCGCTCGGCGAACGATTTCGCTGACATCACAGACGGTACTTCCAATACGTTGCTGTTCGGTGAGGTGCTGCAATCGCCGGCCGTTCTAACCGGTTCTGAGCGTGATTTAACCGCGAATTATTTCAATGGCTACGATATGGAAATCGCTTTCAGTAGTTATCAAGGCCCAAACACAACAGCCCCCGATGTTGCCTATGGAGGAGGATGTGGATCGATACTTCATTCGCCCTGTGTGGATGACTCAGGCCAGACATCGGTAACGTATGCCCGTAGCATGCACCCCGGCGGAGTTCAATTCACTTTGGCTGACGCATCGGTTCGATTCATTGCCGAGACGGTCAATATAACGACCTATCGAAACTTGGGTGCCCGGAACGATGGTAACCCCGTGAGCGGTTTCTAG
- a CDS encoding DUF1559 domain-containing protein, with protein sequence MNVPTQCIPSRKLGFTLVELLVVIAIIGVLIALLLPAVQQAREAARRMSCTNNLKQIGVAIHNYHDTFNILPPAFVDTNPDMNTDVDSANNRNGLAWNVLILPFIEQSALHDQIGTETGGFAFNWYDKNHDDTLSDPIDSSRIGLEAYSCPSDTMPLLNSRRGGFGKSNYKTNAGNNAARDKKGVMWADSKLGLRDITDGTSNTMLVGEACATKQTGTTNCGGQVCDFSGGLWIGARNASSAQTWHPGVTSHDIVSFGGSGANMLINRSGATWGHDWISSSTHPGGIMSVQCDGSVRFLQETIELATYRRLRDRSDGEVLGKY encoded by the coding sequence ATGAACGTCCCAACACAATGTATTCCGTCTAGGAAACTTGGCTTCACCTTGGTGGAGCTTTTAGTCGTTATTGCCATTATTGGTGTGCTGATCGCTTTGCTCCTACCTGCCGTTCAGCAGGCACGAGAAGCCGCACGTCGAATGAGCTGTACGAACAATCTAAAACAGATCGGTGTGGCAATACACAATTATCATGATACGTTCAACATTCTGCCGCCTGCGTTTGTTGACACAAATCCAGATATGAATACCGACGTTGATTCGGCCAATAATCGAAACGGGCTTGCTTGGAACGTGCTGATCCTGCCTTTCATTGAGCAGAGTGCATTGCACGATCAGATTGGTACGGAAACGGGCGGGTTTGCTTTCAACTGGTATGACAAGAATCATGACGACACCCTGAGCGACCCGATCGACTCGTCGAGAATCGGATTGGAGGCATACAGTTGTCCCTCAGATACAATGCCGCTTCTGAACAGCCGCCGCGGAGGTTTCGGTAAATCAAACTATAAGACCAACGCCGGTAACAACGCGGCTCGCGACAAGAAAGGAGTAATGTGGGCGGATTCTAAATTAGGTCTCCGTGATATTACCGATGGGACGTCCAATACGATGCTGGTTGGCGAGGCCTGTGCCACGAAGCAAACGGGAACCACGAACTGTGGAGGTCAGGTCTGCGATTTTTCCGGTGGTCTATGGATTGGGGCCCGTAATGCTAGCAGTGCCCAAACATGGCATCCCGGAGTGACGTCTCACGACATTGTCAGCTTCGGTGGGTCGGGCGCAAATATGCTTATCAATCGATCTGGTGCTACTTGGGGGCACGACTGGATCAGCAGTAGCACGCATCCCGGAGGGATCATGTCGGTCCAATGCGACGGATCGGTTCGGTTTCTACAAGAGACGATCGAACTGGCAACTTATCGTCGCTTACGCGATCGAAGCGATGGCGAAGTATTGGGCAAGTATTAA